The proteins below come from a single Pandoraea apista genomic window:
- the accD gene encoding acetyl-CoA carboxylase, carboxyltransferase subunit beta, with product MSWLDKLLPPKIKQTDPTQRNKSIPEGLWIKCPSCEAVLYRNDVEANLHVCPKCDHHMRIGARARLDALLDPEGRYELGQEIVPVDALKFKDSRKYPDRIKEAMDDTGETDAMVVMGGAIHTLPVVVACFEFSFMAGSMGSVVGERFVRGAQNALEQGVPFICVTASGGARMQESLLSLMQMAKTTAILTKLSNAKLPFISVLTDPTMGGVSASFAFLGDVVMAEPKALIGFAGPRVIEQTVREKLPEGFQRSEFLLQKGAIDMIVDRRKMREEIARLIALMQCQPADAVA from the coding sequence ATGAGCTGGCTCGATAAGCTGCTGCCCCCGAAGATCAAGCAAACCGATCCGACGCAGCGCAACAAGAGCATCCCGGAAGGGCTGTGGATCAAGTGCCCGTCGTGCGAAGCGGTGCTGTATCGCAACGATGTGGAAGCGAATCTGCATGTTTGCCCCAAGTGTGACCATCACATGCGCATCGGCGCGCGTGCGCGACTCGACGCGCTGCTCGATCCGGAAGGCCGTTACGAACTCGGTCAGGAGATCGTGCCGGTCGATGCGCTGAAGTTCAAGGACAGTCGCAAGTATCCGGATCGCATCAAGGAAGCGATGGACGACACCGGCGAGACCGATGCCATGGTCGTCATGGGCGGCGCCATCCACACACTGCCGGTCGTGGTCGCCTGCTTCGAGTTCTCGTTCATGGCCGGCTCGATGGGGTCGGTGGTCGGCGAGCGCTTCGTGCGCGGCGCGCAAAATGCGCTGGAGCAGGGCGTGCCGTTCATCTGCGTGACCGCTTCGGGCGGCGCGCGCATGCAGGAAAGCCTGCTCTCGCTCATGCAGATGGCCAAGACCACGGCCATACTGACCAAGCTGTCCAACGCCAAGCTGCCGTTCATCTCCGTGCTGACCGATCCGACCATGGGCGGGGTGTCCGCCAGCTTCGCCTTCCTGGGCGACGTGGTGATGGCCGAGCCGAAGGCGCTGATCGGTTTTGCCGGCCCGCGCGTGATCGAGCAGACCGTGCGGGAGAAGCTGCCGGAAGGCTTCCAGCGTTCGGAGTTCCTGCTGCAGAAGGGGGCGATCGACATGATTGTCGACCGCCGCAAGATGCGTGAAGAAATTGCGCGCCTGATCGCACTGATGCAGTGCCAGCCGGCCGACGCAGTCGCCTGA